ATTTGCGCGACACTCGTGAGCATGCCTGCAGCATCTAAAGTACTAAGTTACTCCAGTTCTCTAGTCCACATCTCAATTAGTGGCCCGTTACGCCGTCATTTCCTCTCAGCTAGAGGCCCGGCCATTGCGCGCCGTAGACCTCAGGCTACGTTAAACAGACTGGGTCATCGGACTCAGCCACGTACAAGCATATGTTCCAGTCCATATTTATAGAATAACACTGTTTTAGCAATTCACGCCATGACTCGGAGGTGATGCTCCTGCGCGACTGAAGCTCATTGATGGCAGTAATTACTAGAAACTGCGAGGGTGCGCATAACACGAAGAGTGGAGATGAGCTTCATGGTGTGGATTCGTGGAATGGGATAGTGCACAAAGATATCTAGgagtgatgaagatgtacaGTCGATTGCTAAGAAGTCTGTTGAGCTAAGAGGCAGAAACTTGGAGGACCAGTTGAGGTTTATGTAGCTGGCTCTGAGTATAATTTCGTCGCTAGATACGGTTGGTATTAGAGTCCGTTTCCAGTGCACAACTGTGGAAGCCGTCATGGTGTCGGAcaaggctgcctctgttgattgaacaagcagacttggagtaattgctggatgtcataaaatcatagatatcaggagacgagaggctggccaggcACCTGAAATTTTATCAAGGCTGGTAGTTAGGCTGCTGAActcagataaatgacgtgaatccctctggcaaaagaaggaagacaGAAATGGACAACAACAATTTTCACCAAAAAAGCCTGCCTGTGTTCGGCAACGTAAATTGACGTAGCTAAttatgagtctcataacgtggCATCACCATGACAAGCGGACTGATACTGCGCACCAAAACCGGGAACATGCAACGGTGTCTTAGTCTGTCCTGTTAAGAAAGATTTATCTGTCTAACTAGAATTGATCATGATATGGCAATTAATTCGAAGTTCCTTTCCCTGCGCTGCAGGTTCGTTGATCACCATTGATCGTGTATGTCCTGGACCAATTCAAGACTCATgttcctcctcgccaatTTGTGTGCCTGTTTCCGTTCCTGTGGGGTTACCAACCAGGATTCAACTACAGCACAGGTTGTAAACGGCTGGTAAGGCGAGTATGCCACCTTGCCCGGAGAATACAGAGCTGTGTTGTGCCTTGGCGTGTAGACTTTCGATCCTTGCTTCCATGCGTCTCGAATCTCCTCTGTTGGTCGCGTGGAtagtgatgatgagacgTCGACATCATTAATATTTTTTCTGCTTAGCCTGAACACCGACACGAGAGATAGAACGATTGACTGAGCTTGTTCTTTAAGTTTCAACTTTCTCGAGCTGGCGGACGAGTTCTCGGTCGGCGAGGCTATTTGTGCTGCGGGATCTTGCGTATTGAGCATGTTGGCCTCCATAATTCGACTTGGGTTAGAAGATTATTATCTTTTTGGTTCCTTAAATTCCGAGATTGTCTGGATTCCGACACGTTGCCAGACGTCACATTCCCTCGAGCGGCGCGGTGGCGCACTATCTCACTCGTCTTCGCAGACTAGGTGCGATGGCCTCTCAAGGGCTGTGCCTATATAAGCTTCCGAAATAAAAACACGAAGAGCTGAATTCAATGGCGAACGAATAGACAGGACGTTGGCACTTAACTAATAGTTTATGAGCCGTTTGATTAATTCGTCTTTTCCACAGGCGGAGGGTGTGGGCGTAAAACAGCAGAATGTGAGCGATTTATGCTGCCGACTTGAACATTCAATCTAAAACAGTAGTCTGGCCTAAGAATTCGTTACAATGAAGGATTGGCCTGATTCAAGCGAGCTCGGTTGAAACCAGCAACGATGATGCGACGGCCAGCGACGTAGAACATGATGCAGCATCGCCTACCGGTTGCAGATAAAGTTCCACTTGTCAAACCTCCAGTCTTGTACCTGGAAGAAAGGCAGAAAGACGAGTTCATTTCATACAAATACTATGTCACGCCTTGCACCTTAGAGCAGTGGTGCAAGCGGTAGAATCAGCCGAAGACAGAGCGGCCGCGAGCCATGCAATTAGCCATGGCCATTACATTTTCTAAGCACTGGGGCTCATTTTGGAACATTTCTTCCGGTCACGAACAGAATCATGTAGAATTATGGAGAACCATGGTCTATCTTATAGGGATTCAGCGCAACAACCTGTCGTTTCCTTAGCCCTTAGTccctcagcttcatcttcataccaTGTAGGGGAGATTCATAAAACAGGTGACTACGATCTAATGGCGCATGGATCGTTGCAGTAGCTCTAATACTTAATTCCAGATTTTGATTAATAGTGTAACGGGGCAAGCCACCTATCTTCAACTCCTGATGGCAAGTTGATTCTAGAGTCTTCTATGGGGGCGTATTGAGAAGATATAAGGCGCCATCATAATGCCGCGGTATATATAGACTCATACATGGACTCCTTCCTTCTTCCCTATCTTAGTAGTAAACAGCATAGGGACTAGTTTCTTGAATCAATGCTCTAGAGGCCGTTCACAAATAGCTTGGATGGCCAGCATTGAATGACCTTCATTGGATCTGGATTCCATTATTTTTGGCGGAGATGTTTGACGTCAGGCTGGCGGGGTTGTTTCGGAGACAGAAGCGGGCCGTTCCCCGGGGACTACGTCGTAAGGTTTTAGTATTAGAAGATAACTAGTTAACTGAACATAGCGTCTTTTGATTCCTGCGGCTGAATCCAGTCGCAGTTTTCAGTCGGCATTATATTGAAAACGTGCTTTTTTTAGCCAACGAAAGCGAGCGGCCAATTTATTGTTTCAAGGTACCGTTCGAGAACCACGCTCCAGGGCCTTGACTCGTCAAATTGCGATGCAGGTAGCTAGCAAGATTCAAGCAACAAAAGTTTACGCACTCCCGCCTGTTAGCGGCGAAACCAATGTGAGACACCATCGAGACCAGTCTAGTCCACCGTCGTGTCATCGTCGGCTCGGGTTGGGATAGCCGTTTCCAGGGCTGCCAGTCGAAGAGTAGTTGCTGTGTCTACCAGAATAGACCTGCTTGGAGGACCTTTCCCTTGTTCAAGTCCTCGGGCAACGGCGGCGTTTTGCGGCTCGACGAGTATAAATACCCTCACTGCTTGCCAGCCCTCTGTCACCACCTAACTTCCTCAGTCAACGAACCAGTCAGTCCGCCTGCCCTCCACAATCCCACTAGTTTCCGCGCTTCAGTCGCCTATAGTCCTCGTCGATTCTTCCCTCGTAGCTCTCTAAACGCTGTGCGTTGCTAGCTGCCCCTCCTCCTACGCTAACACGATGCGTTCCTTCACTCTTGTATTTGCTACGCTCGCGGCGTTTGCCGCCACCGGCGTGTCCGCCCACGGTTTTATGTCGAAGCCATTCTGCCGCGGCTGCGAGAAAGCAAACATTAAAGTAGACGATCTCAAGAACCCTAACGTCGGAGACCAGATCTGCCGCGGCGAACCGGCCGGCAAAGTGACCGACGTCGGCCGTCAACTCACGCTTGGCCTCACCATCACTGCGCCGCATGTAGGCCCGTGTGAGGTGTACATCCTCAAACCGGACCTCAGCAACGCAAACATAGCCAAGCCTGTCGCTTCGAAACAGGACTGCGCTGCACCAGGCAAGGTGGGCCCGATGACGGTCAACATCCCGGGCAAGATCTCTGGCCGCAGGGTCCTCCGCTGGAAGTGGCAGGCCTGCCACGTCACGCCGTGCGAGCAGTACGAGAACTGTGCCGACATCAACGTCGGCGGTTAGGGTTTTGCTATCTAACTAAGCTATTCTGCCAAGTAATTTTTCTTCAGATATGTACAAATTAGGCATAAGAAATAGGAGAGATAATGTAAGGGGCACGTGGCTTGTTCAGCCAGAAGCGTACTTGgaaaccaacaaattgattgcattgaagagaagaagaaccAAAGCTCTCTCCGAGAGCTAGCTAGCTAGGTACATATTTCTAAGCTCAGGGGTTAAAATGTGAGActttcatttggtggcgttattagcatcggcatcagccgagTGCACATCAACGGCTCATGTTGCACtaaagtcgtgcataatcctgctccataccggttaagtgcataatgggggtgtgtcgcTTGCAACACGCTTACGCGCATaagaaggagaatggaagatcaagcagaatggaacagaaCAGACAACAATCAACGcactgggcgaatgcctacacacccattcaaTTTTACAGTGACacctttgtgaaagtatccacaccgtGATTCTGACAGCTCAGCCAGTTGCACCCATGCTTAATTTCCGCTGCGTCAAAGAGCAGCAACCCACAAAGCGAAGGCGGCTTGCGGCAGAAGATCCGGGGACCGAACCCGGACCCACCAGCCTGGATCGTAGATTGTCAGACAACTGTGGGATTACATGAGATCGAGCATAACTTCGCTGAAGGCGCCGATTGTATTGAGTGAGAAATATCTAAGGAGCAAGAACTCCATTAGGAGCGGCACGGGAACCGTGCTGCTCTTTATACATAAAAGAAACCTTTTGCCAGTTTAGGCAGTAGCAgctgcctgccaggcagCTGCTGTTTGTTGATATCAATGCCTCAGTTTTCCATGAGCTGCAATTCAGAGTAGGCCTGATATGCGACATATATTTAAAATTTGGATGACTGACGCAGACTCATTGTTTTGTTCTGTTGTCATTAGCGAGCCACAAGCAAACCCCCCAAACCCCCCAAAACCCACCCCCGGaggggtttttttttttggtgttgcaTTTTCCTTAAGTCATGGCTCTCACGTTACCATCGGCTAAGACAGCTTAGCACGCAGGCCCTGAAAAGGTAAGGGAGGCGTGGCGCCGATAGGCGGTACGTTGGAaagcagctgcaagctcTTAAGGTTCGAGGGGATGGTATAAGTCGCGGAGAAGGTCTGTCTGCTGACATTATAGCTAAAGCAGTTCACATACTCCAGGCTAATACTGGGCGTGTGGATAACAGGCAGGTAGAAAATACCAAGGCAAACATTGTTGGCCTTCTTGCTGCTAATCACACTATGAACCTCAACCCAGCCACCATTGACACTAGACCC
The DNA window shown above is from Pochonia chlamydosporia 170 chromosome Unknown PCv3seq00015, whole genome shotgun sequence and carries:
- a CDS encoding chitin binding domain-containing protein, producing the protein MRSFTLVFATLAAFAATGVSAHGFMSKPFCRGCEKANIKVDDLKNPNVGDQICRGEPAGKVTDVGRQLTLGLTITAPHVGPCEVYILKPDLSNANIAKPVASKQDCAAPGKVGPMTVNIPGKISGRRVLRWKWQACHVTPCEQYENCADINVGG